The region TACATACATATCCTTTAAACAATTCCTTAAAAATAAAGACTTCTCCTTCGTACAAGTTTTCGGTTTCTTTAATAGCTTCATCTAACAGCTTATTATATCACTCATGTGGTCAACTCCTTATCAATAACCTTATAAACAACATTTTTGATAATATCACATGTATAAATCATGTAAAAGCCAATGCAAAAACCGCCAATCAAGAGAACCTAACTCTTAATTGACGGTTTATATTAGTATTAAATCATACTTCCATTTCAATTCCAGATTTAAAGCATATTACAAAGTGGTCATCATAAACACTAACATTCTGGATAATCTTCCTTACTAGGGTATCATCATAACGTGTAACCATTACTGGAACATAAGCTATAAATTTCGTATTTAAAATGTCCGTTATTTGCAGTTAATATGTTGGGTACATTTTCTAGCACAAAATACTTCAGTCTAACAACACTAACTGCCTCAAAAAAATATTTAAATAAATAATTACGTGGATCATCCATTATTTTTCTTTTCCCTTTTTGAGAAAATCCTTGACAAGGTGGTCCCCCAACAATTACGTCTATATTTTTATACTCATTAAAAACATCATCAATATCTAATTTTGAAATATCTTCATTAATCATTTTCACTTTAGGATGATTTTTTTTATAAGAATTAGCTATAAAATAGTCAACTTCATTTGCTAAAACAATTTCAAATCCTGAGTCGAAAAATCCTTTAGATAGTCCACCAACTCCAGAAAACAAATCAATAACTTGTCTTTTCATCTTCTACCCTCATATTAGCTAATTTAGCATATTTTTCTTCTAATTCAACACCGATAAAATTTCTATTTAATCTATAGCTTGCAATTGCAGAAGAACCGCTTCCTAGAAATGTATCTACTGCTAAATCGCCCTCATTTGAAAGCAATCTTATAAAATGTTCGAATAATATAATGGGCTTTTGTGTTGGATGTTTACCTA is a window of Streptobacillus felis DNA encoding:
- a CDS encoding DNA cytosine methyltransferase, with amino-acid sequence MKRQVIDLFSGVGGLSKGFFDSGFEIVLANEVDYFIANSYKKNHPKVKMINEDISKLDIDDVFNEYKNIDVIVGGPPCQGFSQKGKRKIMDDPRNYLFKYFFEAVSVVRLKYFVLENVPNILTANNGHFKYEIYSLCSSNGYTL